In a single window of the Rhopalosiphum padi isolate XX-2018 chromosome 1, ASM2088224v1, whole genome shotgun sequence genome:
- the LOC132930763 gene encoding axotactin isoform X3, with protein MHIFFITVFFIVTVFDVKALENFKERCEIPIMRGPCQNWIHKWYYDSILHQCRTYISGICKSENIFDSEAECLYYCVGGKNRNNTYLVSEPIEQKYEYGSSTLAPIAPSDRGAELTFSESGYYTVFMMAENNAFIQLDGNRIPTFQLRLCREISFQFRTRLPHGLLVYHSVKDRPTGLPPYALYVIVEKGQLKVVHVYGKHSTSVIVGEGLNHDIWHTVTVRIDVHGARLIAKVDNISAEKIIQGLHKSSNYGISTDLTSVVLIGGLSPEEKLHGVKYIIESFVGCIKEMVLSAGKAASDLLPIKPLIATKHDNVQEGCIDKCKTEDNICFQGSLCINHYNQLSCDCFGTLYEGEYCDIYVSTVLTLRGSSYVSYRVYDWKDRVHSSMNRISFMFKTRFDDSALFYASGESHKHHHIAISIYNGSVVVEVELGDGEPIFATVGNNTNSNQWHNLTILHRENMIDIMFNGETKNYILAGTRNYLYIDPEIYFGGGPTLSNKPGLKSHNNFVGSLKYVFFNDISILYELKRGNPKVHYIGFLSPEFTETEVDMIPITLPFPSSHILWPVASVNHISLMFDFKSHKHMAILVSSPVTTSTQNSSGFWELRMVNNEIRFELTPSSSKNVTQLTTVKYDLNIEGSWHKICLNYTKGLLTLNVDDKNKTTFLNGIQHFLAEQTITIGSGIGGKGSFGLVGCIREIWLDGIFLESRHMVRTNRTTGQVSIDNCQLVDPCKRPNACEHDGKCSVVDDNVICDCKGTGYIGKNCHFAQFRKTCEELALLGYTKPDVYLIDIDGNGKFPPAHVKCEFGAQGDSKTIVEHNLPSQIDVRSAAESDFSFTITYRDFPPEMLKELISHSLHCSQYIKYDCYKAPLDLHSATWFTSAAQEELINFIGYAKRGSCPCSMNKTCSNRTHSCNCDFPDAKWHSDEGHYLTSKYGGLGITKMVFLQQEHLQLDALGRITLGPLECVETNTQKYVVTFTTSQSYIEVPGWRKGDIAFSFRTTGEKAILLYQPPIRRQHPSFMVALTSDFKLTFNFTLNSGKSRDMEVKSRRRLNNGEWQKIWIDYNSHHVRFMINTDYEMIDLLPNEKFGPFEGSMYIGGATEDLLQVTTVSQGLIGCFRGLVVNGEILDIYSYMSVHLSEIIKECKPSCAPNPCKNGAKCKELWSTFQCVCENPWAYSGIYCENNINTQGLTFITRESYFKRNYFINNITELSQESYYKLLTKDILMNLRTYDENSLILHANDHLNNFVQLFIMNGNSVVFVFNHSHKIYNITVKYPGLNRGKSIQLALVRTENVTMLYVNEINSSVPVGYSLLINYTSKPWINPELEVLSPQRPPAPPTEYFQVNIGGFDPENLISSKKESVRLSGYVGCVRGLKIDDFVVSFSSLGLANSSFNTSKEKELRGIISGCNMKCDEQQPCKNKGICIENFEKGGSSCDCEHTSYYGDFCGLDKGADFSGVSVLRRKFLLEGPVTQVKLNLAFSSSDKRQRSTVLLLIQTENKRSYYLIVALNEKGEMIFEEDREGTGGAFGAHIKDRNFLNGARHSVYYKRTESSSILMVDRDPIELKKIPVLSLTDTLTDITAGDNEVQIGGLNTTDPRFASYTSYSGCISNVFLEVNYNAMRPLDEYMLFTKTGSEKVNVTNSQGVRSAQCASFDDIHKPRPGPSLNISYGVDQTWVLDPPARMPYDSKYAKVFTQQDNTFNVVAMVMASILSLVIISVSYHAYHTNVKWKKRRDEEINAEIARNKRQSIQMQEGYKLVKEDKLQLNGINMEMKSLCKQPSPIVRFYTPSDEDNEGLKGKELRIEPRLKHSAIRDKTWEPIEETSEILEEITEDKQ; from the exons atgcacattttttttataactgtgtTTTTTATCGTAACTGTATTTGATGTAAAAGCACTGGAGAATTTCAAgg aaagatGTGAAATCCCAATTATGCGTGGTCCGTGTCAAAATTGGATACATAAATGGTACTATGATTCTATTTTACACCAGTGTAGGACTTACATAAGTGGTATTTGCaaaagtgaaaatatatttgattctgAGGCAGAATGCCTGTATTATTGTGTTGGTGGTAAAA ATCGTAACAATACATACTTAGTCTCAGAACCTattgaacaaaaatatgaatatggtTCATCTACATTAGCGCCAATAGCACCAAGTGATAGAGGTGCAGAACTTACATTTTCTGAATCGggttattatactgtatttatgATGGCTGAAAACAACGCATTTATACAGCTTGATGGAAATCGTATTCCTACTTTCCAATTAAG GCTATGTCGAGAAATATCATTCCAATTTCGTACGCGTTTACCACATGGATTACTTGTTTATCATAGTGTTAAGGATAGACCAACTGGTCTTCCTCCCTATGCATTATATGTAATTGTAGAAAAAGGACAACTTAAAGTAGTTCATGTTTATGGTAAACATTCAACCTCTGTTATAGTCGGAGAAG gattaAATCATGATATTTGGCATACTGTTACTGTACGCATAGATGTACATGGCGCTAGACTTATAGCAAAAGTAGATAATATAAGTGccgaaaaaataatacaaggaTTACATAAGTCTAGTAACTATGGCATATCTACAGACTTAACATCTGTAGTTTTAATTGGTG GTTTGAGTCCTGAGGAAAAATTACACGGTGTCAAGTATATTATTGAATCATTTGTTGGCTGCATAAAAGAAATGGTTTTGAGTGCTGGAAAAGCTGCTTCGGATTTATTACCCATCAAACCGTTAATTGCTACAAAGCATGACAATGTACAAGAGGGTTGTATAGATAA ATGTAAAACCGAagacaatatttgttttcaaggTAGTCTgtgtattaatcattataatcaatTGTCTTGTGATTGTTTTGGAACTCTTTATGAAGGCGAATACTGtgatatttatg TTTCTACTGTATTAACTTTACGAGGTTCTTCCTATGTATCTTATCGTGTTTATGACTGGAAAGATAGAGTTCATTCAAGCATGAATCGTATAAGTTTTATGTTCAAGACTAGATTTGATGATTCTGCTTTGTTTTATGCAAGTGGAGAATCTCATAAACATCACCACATTgcaatatcaatttataatggATCAGTTGTTGTTGAAGTTGAACTTGGTGATGGAGAGCCTATATTTGCAACTGTAGGTAATAACACAAACTCAAACCAATGGCATAACTTAACAATATTACATAGAGAAAATATGAtcgatattatgtttaatggagaaactaaaaattatattttggctGGAACacgaaattatttatacatagatcctgaaatatattttggtgGTGGACCTACACTTTCTAATAAAcctg GTTTGAAATCGCATAATAACTTTGTAGGttctttaaaatatgttttctttaatgacatatcaatattatatgaattaaaaagaGGAAATCCAAAAGTGCATTACATTGGATTTTTATCGCCAGAATTCACAGAAACTGAAGTTGACATGATTCCTATAACATTACCATTTCCATCTTCACATATTTTATGGCCAGTAGCATCAGTTAACCATATAAGTttaatgtttgattttaaaagtCATAAGCATATGGCTATTTTAGTGTCATCGCCTGTGACAACATCCACTCAGAATTCTTCAGGATTCTGGGAA ttaCGGATGGTAAACAATGAAATACGTTTCGAACTCACACCATCATCTAGTAAAAATGTCACACAATTAACAActgttaaatatgatttaaacatTGAAGGATCTTggcataaaatttgtttaaattatactaaaggATTACTCACATTAAATGTAGATGATAAAAATAAGACAACTTTTTTAAATggtattcaacattttttggCTGAACAGACTATAACTATTGGTAGTGGAATTGGAGGCAAAGGAAGTTttg gcctTGTTGGTTGCATACGAGAAATTTGGTTAGatggtatatttttagaatCTAGACATATGGTTAGAACTAATAGGACAACTGGCCAAGTTTCTATTGATAATTGTCAATTAGTAGATCCATGTAAGAGGCCAAATGCTTGTGAACATGATGGTAAATGTTCTGTCGTTGATGATAATGTAATATGTGACTGTAAAGGAACAGGATATATTGGAAAAAATTGCCATTtcg CACAGTTTCGTAAGACATGCGAAGAACTTGCTCTTTTAGGTTATACTAAGCCTGATGTATATCTCATTGATATTGATGGAAATGGAAAATTTCCCCCAGCTCATGTTAAATGTGAATTTGGGGCTCAAGGAGATTCAAAAACCATTGTTGAACACAATTTACCCAGTcagatt gaTGTTAGAAGTGCAGCAGAATCAGATTTTAGCTTTACTATAACCTATAGAGATTTTCCTCCAGAGATGTTGAAGGAGCTTATATCACATTCCTTACATTGTAGccagtatataaaatatgattgttaTAAAGCTCCATTAGATCTCCATTCTGCTACATGGTTTACTTCCGCTGCTCAAGAAGAACTCATTAATTTTATTGGCTATGCTAAAAGAGGATCTTGCCCATGTTCaa tgaACAAGACATGTTCAAATCGTACTCATTCATGTAATTGTGATTTTCCTGATGCAAAATGGCATTCAGACGAAGGACATTATTTAACTTCTAAATATGGAGGATTAGGAATTacaaaaatggtatttttacaACAAGAACATTTACAGCTTGATGCTTTAGGACGTATTACATTAGGGCCACTTGAATGTGTTGAAACAA acaCTCAAAAGTATGTCGTAACATTTACAACTAGTCAATCTTATATAGAAGTTCCGGGTTGGAGAAAAGGAGACATAGCATTCAGTTTTAGGACTACTGGTGAAAAAGCAATTTTACTTTATCAACCACCGATTCGAAGACAACACCCTTCTTTTATGGTCGCTCTCACGagtg attttaaattaacttttaattttacattaaattctgGAAAATCAAGAGACATGGAAGTAAAATCTAGACGGCGTTTAAATAATGGCGAATGGCAAAAAATTTGGATTGATTATAACTCTCATCATGTACGCTTTATGATTAATACAGATTATGAAATGATCGATTTATTACCAAATGAAAAATTTGGTCCTTTTGAAGGAAGTATGTATATTGGAGGTGCTACAGA AGACCTACTTCAAGTTACAACTGTAAGTCAAGGTTTGATAGGATGTTTTCGAGGACTGGTAGTGAATGGTGaaattttagatatatattcatatatgagTGTTCATTTATCAGAAATTATAAAAGAATGTAAACCATCCTGTGCTCCAAATCCATGTAAAAATGGAGCGAAATGCAAAGAATTGTGGAGTACATTTCAATGTGTTTGTGAAAACCCTTGGGCCTATAGTGGGATATATTGTGAAAATA atatcaATACACAAGgtttaacatttattacaagagagtcatattttaaacggaattattttatcaataatataacagaATTAAGTCAAGAGTcttattataaacttttgactaaagatattttaatgaatttaagaaCATATGATGAAAACTCTTTAATATTACACGCAAATgatcatttaaacaattttgtgcAACTTTTTATTATGAATGGAAATTCTGTGGTATTTGTGTTTAATCATTCTCATAAAATTTACAACATAACTGTAAAATATCCAG gttTAAATCGAGGAAAATCTATTCAACTAGCTTTGGTGAGAACAGAAAATGTTACTATGTTATATgtcaatgaaataaatagttCTGTTCCAGTTGGATATAGtctattgattaattatactaGCAAACCATGGATAAATCCTGAACTGG AGGTTTTATCACCTCAAAGACCACCTGCTCCTCCTACAGAATACTTTCAAGTAAATATTGGTGGATTTGATCCAGAAAATTTAATTAGTAGTAAAAAAGAATCTGTCCGATTGTCTGGATATGTTGGTTGTGTACGAGGATTAAAAATAGATGATTTTGTAGTCAGTTTCAGTAGTCTTGGCTTAGCAAATTCTTCATTTAATACTTCTAAAgaaaaag aACTTAGAGGCATAATATCTGGCTGTAACATGAAATGTGACGAGCAACAGCCTTGTAAAAATAAAGGaatttgtattgaaaattttgaaaaaggaGGTAGTTCATGTGATTGTGAACATACATCTTATTATGGAGATTTTTGTGGTTTGG ATAAAGGAGCAGATTTTAGTGGTGTCTCGGTTTTACGTAGAAAATTTCTTCTTGAAGGACCAGTTACGCAAGTAAAGTTAAATCTAGCTTTCTCAAGTAGTGACAAGAGACAACGAAGCACAGTTTTATTGCTTATCCAAACAGAGAACAA GAGAAGTTACTATCTTATAGTTGCATTAAACGAAAAAGGTGAAATGATATTTGAAGAGGATCGTGAGGGAACAGGAGGAGCATTTGGTGCACATATTAAAGATAGAAACTTTTTAAATGGAGCACGACATTCGGTTTACTATAAACGTACTGAATCTAGCTCAATACTTATG gtCGATAGAGATCCTATAGAACTAAAAAAGATTCCAGTTTTAAGTTTAACTGATACATTAACAGATATCACGGCTGGAGATAATGAAGTACAAATTGGTGGACTTAATACGACTGACCCACGATTTGCTTCTTATACAAGTTATAGTGGATgcatttcaa atgtaTTTTTGgaagtaaattataatgcaatgaGACCTTTGGATGAATATATGCTATTTACAAAAACTGGTAGTGAAAAAGTAAATGTAACAAATTCTCAAGGAGTTCGCAGTGCTCAGTGTGCTTCTTTTGATGATATACACAAACCTAGACCTGGACCTTCACTTAACATAAGCtat ggaGTTGATCAGACTTGGGTCTTGGATCCTCCAGCTCGAATGCCTTATGATTCTAAATATGCAAAAGTGTTTACACAAcaagataatacatttaatg ttgttgCAATGGTAATGGCCAGTATCCTATCGTTAGTCATAATATCTGTGTCATATCATGCATATCATACTAATGTTAAATGGAAGAAACGACGAGATGAAGAAATTAATGCTGAAATAGCACGAAATAAACGGCAGTCAATTCAAATGCAAGAGGGATACAAACTTGTTAAA GAAGATAAGCTTCAACTTAATGGAATAAATATGGAAATGAAATCATTATGTAAACAGCCATCGCCTATTGTTCGATTCTATACTCCTTCAGATGAAGATAATGAAGGTTTAAAAGGAAAAGAATTACGAATTGAGCCTAGATTAAAACATTCAGCTATAcgag acAAAACTTGGGAGCCTATTGAAGAAACATCTGAAATATTAGAAGAAATTACTGAAGATAAACAATAA